Proteins encoded by one window of Salarias fasciatus chromosome 1, fSalaFa1.1, whole genome shotgun sequence:
- the asb7 gene encoding ankyrin repeat and SOCS box protein 7 → MTKRNPSLQLVKRMLNHHCRRNPELHEELQIQAAVAAGDVCTVRRMLEQGYSPKIRDANGWTLLHFSAAKGKERCVRVFLEHGADPTVKDFIGGFTALHYAAMHGRARIARLMLESEFRSDIINAKSNDGWTPLHVAAHYGRDSFVRLLLEFRAEVDPLSDKGTTPLQLAIIRERSSCVRILLDHSANIDIQNGFLLRYAVIKGNHSYCRMFLQRGADTNLGRLEDGQTPLHLSALRDDVLCAQMLYTYGADTNTRNYEGQTPVALSVSMSGISRPCLDFLQEVTRQPRSLQDLCRIKIRHCIGLQSLKLLEDLPIAKVMKDYLKHKFDSV, encoded by the exons ATGACGAAGAGAAACCCGTCTCTTCAACTAGTCAAAAG GATGCTGAACCATCACTGCCGAAGGAACCCTGAGCTTCACGAGGAGCTGCAGATCCAGGCCGCGGTGGCAGCGGGGGACGTCTGCACCGTCCGGCGGATGCTGGAGCAGGGCTACTCGCCCAAGATCCGCGACGCCAACGGCTGGACGCTGCTCCACTTCTCCGCTGCCAAAGGGAAGGAGAGATGTGTGCGAGTCTTTCTAGAGCACGGAG CGGATCCCACGGTGAAGGACTTCATCGGCGGCTTCACGGCGCTCCACTACGCCGCCATGCACGGCAGAGCGCGCATCGCCCGCCTCATGCTGGAGTCGGAGTTTCGCAGCGACATCATAAACGCTAAAAGCAACGACGGCTGGACGCCGCTGCATGTGGCGGCGCACTACGGCCGGGACTCCTTCGTGCGCCTCCTCCTGGAGTTCCGGGCGGAGGTGGACCCGCTCAGCGACAAAGGCACCACGCCGCTGCAGCTGGCCATCATCCGCGAGCGCTCCAGCTGCGTGCGCATCCTGCTGGACCACAGCGCCAACATTGACATTCAGAACGGCTTCCTGCTGCGCTACGCCGTCATCAAAGGAAACCACTCGTACTGCCGCATGTTCCTGCAGAGGGGGGCGGACACCAACCTGGGGCGGCTGGAGGACGGACAGACCCCGCTGCACCTGTCGGCCCTCAGGGACGACGTGCTGTGCGCCCAGATGCTCTACACGTACGGCGCCGACACCAACACCAGGAACTACGAGGGCCAGACCCCGGTAGCTTTGTCCGTCAGCATGTCGGGGATCAGCAGGCCGTGTCTGGACTTCCTCCAGGAGGTGACAA GACAGCCTCGGAGCCTTCAAGACTTGTGTCGAATAAAAATCCGTCACTGTATCGGCCTTCAAAGCTTGAAGCTCTTGGAGGATCTACCCATCGCCAAGGTTATGAAAGACTATTTAAAACATAAGTTTGACAgcgtgtga
- the lins1 gene encoding protein Lines homolog 1 isoform X1 → MEELLGHLTDVYRCLASGSCPQRSAVEVARAVFSGLCVHVRGGDASSLSLSLVHRLVSGARGSRFCREVLVELRGLDLLPQLVLHFQSEDQVVSHLAARSVSACVCYHLQESGAVSPAWQRKCVEAFQSAPPSAELDACLWSLTDVLKRLIKGARHDILGEILSGFDCSLLSLCSKFLPEGGSPATQSEVVFTHSSQQVSSFCLLLDLLEVLSASGVCAQSQRLIHARCPALLAAVGHGSEYFVRRKAALLLKRAALQRLGEDLALGGAAPSGLKQAGSGCQRLSLARSVLTAVDQDWLHGVQVRPAAFFGGTKQIRDGETQEADCVMLRAISLIVLKSIEIQIQTSGGAAVHGAPEPCVYVERLWGFLRRCSVQLAGLRHLCCWISLLFGEQDDDMMEAARALLALFLHHRDQTMSSGSGGPAVLAAACSSGFNPHCHFVLLLHSVSFDHSILLDFLISSETCFLEYLVRYLKCLRDDWPGFIWACGGGAAAPDCGPSLQESRSAPPTPPAGAGSCVTPPQRRLVDYDSSDGSDPEDMEVCDSRPGPPGGLGNADAARLPASPRHRRRLSLTDSPGAAAAPRPGVVTSARAVQCLCELREVVSRLHARKLFPYNPASLLKLLTQVEDASQQSDAKTDKLDF, encoded by the exons atggaggagctgctgggccACCTGACAGATGTTTACAGGTGTTTGGCGTCGGGCTCGTGCCCGCAGCGGAGTGCCGTGGAAGTGGCGCGCGCTGTGTTCTCCGGCCTGTGCGTCCACGTGCGCGGCGGGGACGCGAGCAGCCTGAGCCTCAGCCTGGTGCACAGGCTGGTCTCCGGGGCGCGGGGGTCCCGGTTCTGCAGGGaggtgctggtggagctgcGGGGTCTGGACCTTCTGCCTCAGCTG GTCCTCCACTTCCAGTCTGAGGACCAGGTTGTGTCTCATCTGGCTGCCAGGAGTGTGTCAGCATGTGTTTGCTACCATCTGCAGGAATCG GGAGCCGTCAGTCCCGCCTGGCAGAGGAAGTGTGTGGAGGCTTTTCAGAGCGCTCCACCCTCCGCTGAATTAGACGCCTGCCTGTGGTCGCTGACCGATGTCCTGAAGAGACTCATTAAAGGAGCTCGACATG ACATCCTTGGAGAAATCCTGTCGGGTTTTGACTGCAGCCTTCTGTCTTTATGCTCCAAGTTCCTCCCCGAAGGAGGAAGCCCTGCGACGCAGAGCGAGGTGGTTTTTACCCACAGCAGCCAGCAGGTGTCCTCGttctgcctcctgctggacctgctggaggtgcTCTCTGCGTCCGGCGTGTGTGCGCAGAGCCAGAGGTTGATCCACGCCCGCTGCCCGGCCCTCCTGGCAGCCGTCGGCCACGGCTCGGAGTACTTTGTGAGGCGGAaagcggcgctgctgctgaagagagCGGCGCTGCAGAGGCTGGGAGAGGACCTGGCTCTGGGAGGAGCGGCGCCGTCCGGACTGAAGCAGGCGGGCTCCGGCTGCCAGAGACTCTCTCTGGCTCGCAGCGTGTTGACGGCAGTGGATCAGGACTGGTTACACGGCGTCCAAGTGAGGCCCGCCGCTTTCTTTGGAGGCACCAAACAAATCCGTGACGGCGAAACGCAGGAAGCAGACTGTGTGATGCTGAGAGCAATCAGTCTGATCGTTCTCAAGTCCATCGAGATCCAGATCCAAACatctggaggagcag CCGTGCACGGCGCCCCAGAGccctgtgtgtatgtggagcGCCTGTGGGGCTTCCTGAGGCGCTGCAGCGTCCAGCTGGCCGGGCTCCgtcacctctgctgctggatCAGTCTGCTGTTCGGGGAGCAGGACGACGACATGATGGAGGCGGCCAGAGCGCTGCTGGCCCTGTTCCTCCACCACAGGGACCAGAC GATGAGCTCTGGATCTGGCGGTCCGGCCGTGCTGGCCGCCGCCTGCTCGTCCGGGTTCAACCCCCACTGCCActtcgtcctgctgctgcacagcgtCTCCTTCGACCACAGCATCCTGCTGGACTTCCTCATCTCCTCCGAGACCTGCTTCCTGGAGTACCTGGTGCGCTACCTGAAGTGCCTGAGAGACGACTGGCCGGGGTTTATCTGggcgtgcggcggcggcgccgctgccCCGGACTGTGGGCCGTCCCTGCAGGAGTCCCGCTCGGCTCCGCCCACCCCCCCAGCCGGAGCCGGCTCCTGTGTGACCCCCCCACAGAGGAGGCTGGTGGACTACGACTCCTCTGACGGGTCGGACCCAGAAGACATGGAGGTGTGTGATTCTCGGCCGGGACCGCCGGGAGGTCTGGGTAACGCGGACGCCGCCAGGCTCCCAGCTTCCCCCAGACACAGGCGCCGTCTCTCACTGACCGACTCACCGGGCGCCGCCGCGGCCCCCCGGCCAGGGGTCGTGACCTCGGCCAGAGCGGTGCAGTGTCTGTGCGAGCTGAGGGAGGTGGTGAGCAGGCTGCACGCCAGGAAGCTCTTCCCGTACAACCCGGCTTCgctcctgaagctcctcactcAGGTAGAAGACGCCTCCCAGCAGAGCGACGCCAAGACCGACAAGCTGGACTTCTGA
- the lins1 gene encoding protein Lines homolog 1 isoform X2: protein MTSEMVMNSTLVGAVSPAWQRKCVEAFQSAPPSAELDACLWSLTDVLKRLIKGARHDILGEILSGFDCSLLSLCSKFLPEGGSPATQSEVVFTHSSQQVSSFCLLLDLLEVLSASGVCAQSQRLIHARCPALLAAVGHGSEYFVRRKAALLLKRAALQRLGEDLALGGAAPSGLKQAGSGCQRLSLARSVLTAVDQDWLHGVQVRPAAFFGGTKQIRDGETQEADCVMLRAISLIVLKSIEIQIQTSGGAAVHGAPEPCVYVERLWGFLRRCSVQLAGLRHLCCWISLLFGEQDDDMMEAARALLALFLHHRDQTMSSGSGGPAVLAAACSSGFNPHCHFVLLLHSVSFDHSILLDFLISSETCFLEYLVRYLKCLRDDWPGFIWACGGGAAAPDCGPSLQESRSAPPTPPAGAGSCVTPPQRRLVDYDSSDGSDPEDMEVCDSRPGPPGGLGNADAARLPASPRHRRRLSLTDSPGAAAAPRPGVVTSARAVQCLCELREVVSRLHARKLFPYNPASLLKLLTQVEDASQQSDAKTDKLDF, encoded by the exons ATGACTTCTGAGATGGTTATGAACTCAACCTTGGTG GGAGCCGTCAGTCCCGCCTGGCAGAGGAAGTGTGTGGAGGCTTTTCAGAGCGCTCCACCCTCCGCTGAATTAGACGCCTGCCTGTGGTCGCTGACCGATGTCCTGAAGAGACTCATTAAAGGAGCTCGACATG ACATCCTTGGAGAAATCCTGTCGGGTTTTGACTGCAGCCTTCTGTCTTTATGCTCCAAGTTCCTCCCCGAAGGAGGAAGCCCTGCGACGCAGAGCGAGGTGGTTTTTACCCACAGCAGCCAGCAGGTGTCCTCGttctgcctcctgctggacctgctggaggtgcTCTCTGCGTCCGGCGTGTGTGCGCAGAGCCAGAGGTTGATCCACGCCCGCTGCCCGGCCCTCCTGGCAGCCGTCGGCCACGGCTCGGAGTACTTTGTGAGGCGGAaagcggcgctgctgctgaagagagCGGCGCTGCAGAGGCTGGGAGAGGACCTGGCTCTGGGAGGAGCGGCGCCGTCCGGACTGAAGCAGGCGGGCTCCGGCTGCCAGAGACTCTCTCTGGCTCGCAGCGTGTTGACGGCAGTGGATCAGGACTGGTTACACGGCGTCCAAGTGAGGCCCGCCGCTTTCTTTGGAGGCACCAAACAAATCCGTGACGGCGAAACGCAGGAAGCAGACTGTGTGATGCTGAGAGCAATCAGTCTGATCGTTCTCAAGTCCATCGAGATCCAGATCCAAACatctggaggagcag CCGTGCACGGCGCCCCAGAGccctgtgtgtatgtggagcGCCTGTGGGGCTTCCTGAGGCGCTGCAGCGTCCAGCTGGCCGGGCTCCgtcacctctgctgctggatCAGTCTGCTGTTCGGGGAGCAGGACGACGACATGATGGAGGCGGCCAGAGCGCTGCTGGCCCTGTTCCTCCACCACAGGGACCAGAC GATGAGCTCTGGATCTGGCGGTCCGGCCGTGCTGGCCGCCGCCTGCTCGTCCGGGTTCAACCCCCACTGCCActtcgtcctgctgctgcacagcgtCTCCTTCGACCACAGCATCCTGCTGGACTTCCTCATCTCCTCCGAGACCTGCTTCCTGGAGTACCTGGTGCGCTACCTGAAGTGCCTGAGAGACGACTGGCCGGGGTTTATCTGggcgtgcggcggcggcgccgctgccCCGGACTGTGGGCCGTCCCTGCAGGAGTCCCGCTCGGCTCCGCCCACCCCCCCAGCCGGAGCCGGCTCCTGTGTGACCCCCCCACAGAGGAGGCTGGTGGACTACGACTCCTCTGACGGGTCGGACCCAGAAGACATGGAGGTGTGTGATTCTCGGCCGGGACCGCCGGGAGGTCTGGGTAACGCGGACGCCGCCAGGCTCCCAGCTTCCCCCAGACACAGGCGCCGTCTCTCACTGACCGACTCACCGGGCGCCGCCGCGGCCCCCCGGCCAGGGGTCGTGACCTCGGCCAGAGCGGTGCAGTGTCTGTGCGAGCTGAGGGAGGTGGTGAGCAGGCTGCACGCCAGGAAGCTCTTCCCGTACAACCCGGCTTCgctcctgaagctcctcactcAGGTAGAAGACGCCTCCCAGCAGAGCGACGCCAAGACCGACAAGCTGGACTTCTGA